Proteins found in one Candidatus Nitrosopelagicus brevis genomic segment:
- the cofG gene encoding 7,8-didemethyl-8-hydroxy-5-deazariboflavin synthase subunit CofG, with translation MSELQFDFEIIHKINELKEIKKEGILQLLKEVPKETIFDTASNLRNERKGKRISFSKKAFFNIINLCRDTCSYCTYKAEPNDAKLSMMNLETVKGLSKLAKKYNCTEALFVTGERPEQKYSEAKRWLKNEGFSSTAEYLIHCSEIVLNEGVFPHTNAGNLTKSEMKELQKSNVSMGIMLENSSTRLREKGMPHEDAPSKEPKVRLNVLRNAGELKIPMTTGILVGIGESMEECIQSILDIKQIHEKYGNIQEIILQNFHPKPETLMSNHNTPKEDYFKTVVALCRILMPGANIQIPPNLSPNNYHEFLTIGINDWGGISPITSDYVNPEFSWPNIQNVEKKCNDLGFSFKARFPAYPEFIPLVNNELKQRISLIADEENYVEESYWK, from the coding sequence ATGAGTGAATTACAATTTGATTTTGAAATTATTCATAAAATTAACGAATTAAAGGAGATCAAAAAAGAAGGAATTCTTCAATTATTAAAAGAAGTTCCAAAAGAGACTATTTTTGATACTGCATCTAATTTGAGAAATGAGAGAAAAGGAAAAAGAATCAGCTTTTCAAAAAAGGCATTTTTCAACATAATTAATCTATGCAGAGATACGTGTTCATATTGCACATACAAGGCAGAACCAAATGATGCAAAATTATCAATGATGAATTTAGAGACAGTGAAAGGATTATCAAAACTTGCAAAGAAATACAATTGTACTGAAGCGTTATTTGTTACAGGTGAAAGACCTGAACAAAAATATTCAGAAGCAAAAAGATGGTTAAAGAATGAAGGTTTTTCATCGACAGCAGAATATTTGATTCATTGTTCCGAGATTGTACTGAATGAAGGTGTTTTTCCACATACTAATGCAGGAAATCTTACCAAAAGTGAAATGAAAGAACTTCAAAAAAGTAATGTAAGCATGGGAATAATGCTTGAAAATTCTAGTACACGATTAAGAGAAAAAGGAATGCCTCATGAAGATGCACCAAGTAAAGAACCCAAAGTAAGATTAAATGTTTTGAGAAATGCAGGAGAATTAAAAATTCCAATGACAACTGGAATTTTAGTAGGGATTGGAGAAAGCATGGAAGAATGTATTCAATCAATTTTAGATATTAAACAAATTCATGAAAAATATGGCAACATTCAAGAAATCATTTTACAAAATTTCCATCCAAAACCTGAAACATTGATGTCTAATCACAACACACCAAAAGAAGATTATTTCAAGACAGTTGTCGCATTATGCAGAATTTTGATGCCAGGCGCAAATATTCAGATTCCGCCAAATTTATCACCTAATAATTATCATGAATTTTTAACCATAGGAATTAACGATTGGGGAGGAATTTCCCCAATAACATCAGATTATGTAAACCCAGAATTTTCTTGGCCAAATATTCAAAATGTTGAAAAGAAATGTAATGACTTGGGTTTTTCCTTCAAAGCACGATTTCCAGCATATCCAGAATTTATTCCATTAGTTAATAATGAATTGAAACAAAGAATATCTTTAATTGCTGATGAAGAAAATTATGTAGAAGAGAGTTACTGGAAATGA
- a CDS encoding S1C family serine protease gives MANNGIVVGGVIATAAIIFAVFVSFNSIADNDTGELIVTNGNYGETVGEVTGIERSYEYSLIDIFEKSEESIVQVSVLRGESDGGMGSGFVYSDEGYVITNQHVVQDAKRVMITFLDGEAYIGNVIGTDRDLDIAVVKVEPTNTYLQPIKIGDSSELKVGEKIAAIGNPFGLSGSMTSGIVSQMGRLLPQETGYSIPDVIQTDAAINPGNSGGPLINMKGEVVGINTAIQSATGEFSGIGFAVPSNTVKKVVPVLIQDGEFKHPWMGISGTDVDPELAEVRGLNSSKGFLVVSVIEGSPAETAGLLGVTETKETDGREFALDGDIILSIDGETVRKISDILVHLQREKSVGDEMVLSVNRGGEILELTMVLEERPQ, from the coding sequence ATGGCAAATAATGGAATTGTTGTTGGAGGAGTAATTGCAACTGCAGCAATAATATTTGCAGTTTTTGTATCATTCAATTCAATTGCAGATAACGACACAGGTGAACTAATTGTTACAAATGGAAATTATGGTGAAACTGTAGGAGAAGTAACAGGAATAGAAAGAAGCTATGAGTATTCACTAATTGATATTTTTGAAAAATCTGAGGAAAGTATTGTACAAGTAAGTGTTCTAAGAGGAGAATCTGATGGAGGAATGGGTTCAGGATTTGTATATTCAGATGAAGGATATGTAATAACTAATCAACATGTGGTGCAAGATGCAAAGCGAGTGATGATCACATTTCTCGATGGAGAAGCATACATTGGAAATGTCATAGGTACTGACAGAGATTTAGATATTGCAGTTGTTAAAGTCGAACCAACCAATACATACCTACAACCAATCAAAATAGGAGATTCATCAGAACTAAAAGTTGGTGAGAAAATTGCAGCCATAGGAAATCCATTTGGATTATCCGGTTCTATGACATCAGGGATTGTAAGTCAGATGGGACGATTGTTGCCACAAGAAACAGGATATTCAATTCCAGATGTAATACAAACTGATGCCGCAATAAATCCTGGAAATTCAGGAGGACCTTTAATCAATATGAAAGGAGAAGTTGTGGGAATTAATACAGCCATACAATCAGCAACAGGGGAATTTTCAGGAATTGGATTTGCCGTTCCATCAAATACCGTGAAGAAAGTGGTTCCAGTTCTAATTCAAGATGGAGAGTTTAAGCATCCATGGATGGGAATTTCAGGAACAGATGTCGACCCAGAGCTCGCTGAAGTAAGAGGATTGAATAGTTCAAAAGGATTCTTAGTTGTATCAGTAATTGAAGGCAGCCCTGCAGAGACAGCAGGATTACTAGGAGTTACAGAAACAAAAGAGACAGATGGAAGAGAATTTGCACTAGATGGCGATATAATATTATCAATTGATGGAGAAACCGTAAGAAAGATCTCAGACATATTGGTTCACTTACAAAGAGAGAAATCTGTAGGAGATGAAATGGTTCTTTCTGTCAATAGAGGTGGGGAGATTTTAGAATTGACCATGGTTCTTGAGGAAAGACCTCAATAG
- the cofH gene encoding 5-amino-6-(D-ribitylamino)uracil--L-tyrosine 4-hydroxyphenyl transferase CofH, with amino-acid sequence MNLENKDVDGILQYADPVIAAILNKAISGKDITSREALVLFDAKGIDFQLVGRVADYLRKEKVGDTVTYVVNRNINFTNVCIKQCGFCAFSRDFREEEGYTLPIEEITRRAKEAYTYGATEVCVQAGLPPDMDAGLYENICREIKTEVPDIHIHGFSPEEILYGATRSKISTKEYLSRLKDAGVDTIPGTAAEILNQKLRDKISPGRITVKDWTNVIKTAHKMGIKSTSTMMFGHLETNEHRVNHLDTIREIQKETGGFTEFVPLNFVYSEAPMYKHQLHEGIRKGASSNDALLVHAISRIMLNNVIDNIQMSWVKEGPKFSQLLLNWGANDFGGTLVNESISTAAGAEFGQLLRPKEIRHLIRSIGRIPAERDTTYKKIREYQVEPIDSEGLDNVEDTKKFGSYFELIKIKKYQYQNPRKN; translated from the coding sequence ATGAATTTAGAAAATAAAGATGTAGACGGAATTTTGCAGTATGCAGACCCAGTAATTGCAGCTATTCTCAATAAAGCAATTTCTGGAAAAGATATTACTTCAAGAGAAGCATTAGTTCTATTTGATGCAAAAGGGATTGATTTTCAACTTGTAGGTAGAGTTGCAGATTATTTACGAAAAGAGAAGGTAGGAGATACAGTAACGTATGTTGTTAATAGAAATATCAATTTCACAAATGTATGCATAAAACAATGTGGCTTTTGTGCATTTAGTAGAGATTTTAGAGAAGAAGAAGGATATACACTACCTATTGAAGAAATTACAAGAAGAGCAAAAGAAGCATACACCTATGGAGCCACAGAAGTATGCGTCCAAGCAGGACTTCCACCAGATATGGATGCAGGGTTGTACGAGAATATTTGTAGAGAAATTAAAACTGAGGTTCCAGATATACACATACATGGATTTTCTCCAGAAGAAATTCTTTATGGTGCAACCAGATCTAAGATTTCAACAAAAGAATATCTAAGTAGATTAAAAGATGCAGGAGTAGATACGATTCCAGGAACTGCAGCAGAAATACTCAATCAAAAACTACGCGATAAAATTTCTCCAGGAAGAATTACAGTCAAAGACTGGACAAACGTAATAAAAACTGCACATAAGATGGGAATAAAATCCACATCAACGATGATGTTTGGCCATTTAGAAACAAATGAACATCGAGTCAATCATTTGGATACAATTCGTGAAATTCAAAAAGAAACAGGAGGATTTACAGAATTTGTTCCGCTTAATTTTGTATATTCAGAAGCACCAATGTATAAACATCAACTTCATGAGGGTATCAGAAAAGGTGCAAGTTCAAATGATGCACTTCTAGTCCATGCAATCTCACGAATAATGCTAAACAATGTAATAGATAATATCCAAATGTCATGGGTCAAAGAAGGACCAAAGTTTTCACAATTACTTCTCAATTGGGGCGCAAATGATTTCGGAGGAACATTAGTCAACGAAAGTATATCAACTGCAGCAGGTGCCGAATTTGGTCAGCTGTTAAGACCAAAAGAAATACGACATTTGATCAGAAGTATAGGAAGAATTCCTGCTGAAAGAGATACAACATATAAGAAAATCAGAGAATATCAAGTAGAACCTATAGATTCAGAAGGATTGGATAATGTTGAGGATACAAAGAAGTTTGGCTCATATTTTGAATTAATTAAAATCAAAAAATATCAATACCAAAATCCTAGAAAAAATTAA
- a CDS encoding glycosyltransferase has translation MADIFIDVFNFIFTVILVGVFLAWLSLLSSMYQSFTKTPFLDIFENKSTTTPKVSVILPARNEEEFISKCLETLGSQDYENFEIIAIDDSSEDKTGEIIEKFSKENSKIIHVSAKEKPEKWMGKNWACMEGFRKATGEILLFTDADTKFKKNVITLAVSHLQSENLDALTVIPRLRCIDTITKITLPMLSTFLHSRYSALNVNNPKKKVGYFFGSFFVIKRKVYEEIGTHEKVKQEIIEDGALGKITKESGYALKMVRGEHLIEALYSRSAKEMWNGLKRLMVPLYHQSSSTAVGVFFAVLFILFMPIPLLGYSIIAFEPNISFTTLLISAIISTITIFSASIMEAKMGLNISIINSTCAPIGGIIVVLGFLSGILHANKSSAVSWRGRKYSVKEFSQNYLKV, from the coding sequence ATGGCAGACATTTTCATAGATGTTTTTAATTTTATTTTTACAGTAATTTTAGTAGGAGTTTTTTTGGCATGGCTTTCATTATTGAGTTCTATGTATCAATCATTTACCAAAACACCATTTTTAGATATATTTGAAAATAAAAGTACAACAACCCCAAAGGTATCAGTTATTTTACCAGCAAGAAATGAAGAGGAGTTTATTTCAAAATGTTTAGAAACTCTAGGTTCACAAGATTATGAAAATTTTGAGATTATAGCAATTGATGATTCTTCAGAAGATAAAACAGGAGAGATAATTGAGAAATTTTCAAAAGAAAATTCAAAGATCATTCACGTAAGTGCAAAAGAAAAACCTGAAAAATGGATGGGAAAAAATTGGGCATGTATGGAAGGATTCAGAAAAGCTACTGGAGAGATATTGTTATTTACAGATGCAGATACAAAATTTAAAAAAAATGTAATCACATTAGCAGTATCACACCTACAATCAGAGAACCTTGATGCATTAACAGTAATTCCAAGACTTCGTTGTATTGATACAATTACAAAAATAACCTTACCAATGCTATCAACATTTCTGCATTCAAGATATTCTGCCCTAAATGTGAACAATCCAAAAAAGAAGGTAGGATATTTTTTTGGAAGTTTTTTCGTGATTAAACGAAAGGTGTACGAAGAGATCGGAACCCATGAGAAAGTTAAACAAGAAATAATTGAAGATGGTGCATTGGGCAAGATTACAAAAGAGTCAGGTTATGCATTAAAGATGGTCAGGGGCGAACACTTGATTGAAGCGTTGTATTCACGAAGTGCAAAAGAGATGTGGAATGGATTGAAACGTCTAATGGTTCCATTGTATCATCAGAGTTCTTCAACAGCGGTAGGAGTGTTTTTTGCCGTATTATTCATTTTATTTATGCCGATTCCATTATTGGGATATTCAATAATTGCATTTGAACCAAACATATCATTCACAACTTTGTTGATTTCTGCAATTATTTCAACAATAACAATTTTTTCAGCATCTATAATGGAAGCCAAAATGGGATTAAACATAAGCATAATAAATTCAACATGTGCACCTATTGGAGGAATAATTGTAGTACTTGGTTTTCTTTCAGGTATCTTGCATGCAAACAAATCTTCAGCAGTATCATGGAGAGGAAGAAAATATTCAGTCAAAGAATTTTCTCAAAACTATCTCAAAGTATGA